The following nucleotide sequence is from Triticum dicoccoides isolate Atlit2015 ecotype Zavitan chromosome 7B, WEW_v2.0, whole genome shotgun sequence.
GCTATTGCCAAGGTGAATCTCAGATCCGGTCAGATCTGGACTGTGCAGACTTGTGGTCGCTGCTCTGTTGGCGTTATGACTTGTGCTTTGTTGGATGTGGTGCGGCACGGCGTGCGGTGTGGTTTTGCTTGTGTTGTGGGCACAATGGTGTTGTGGTCTCGATCAGGTTCAGGTGGTTCCGACATCCACTCCAggactcctccatgatgttgtgtgACTCTAATGTCCTGCTTATTTTGTTGTAGTCTGCCACTAATGAATACAAACGGAGCCCCATACACAAGGTATGTTAAGGTGGCGAGGAATAAGGTTTTGGGGGAAAGATTGATCCGTTACCGATGATGGTTGAAGGCATTATTGGAGGGTACTTTTTCAACATTGGTACGTGCCCGTCGAAGTGGTGGCAGCGTTGGAGGTTGTTGAGATGGCTGGGCCATTACCAAAGGTTCGGTGGGGTTGGTCAAGCACGGTTCGGGCGAAAACTTTGTGGTTGATGATGGTCGATGCGGAGGACGACATCGTCCATGGGCACCCTTTTCCTTCTTGAAGCCACTCCAAAGATCTTGCTCTCAATCACTCTGGGCAGTGTTGTgcgtttctcttctttcttttttcttataTATGATGTGGTTTTACCTTAGTTTTCTTTCGAAAACTAGACCATTTTGCAAACAAAAAAATATCGCTTTCTCTATCTATAAGAAATACGCAGGAGCACTCAGCCCCATAAGAAAATTCTCTACCTGCAGAAAGAATTGCAAATTTGCAATGGAACAAGAGGTGAAATCCAACAGCGTAAGGACACCCGTGAACTGGCGGCGGTGCTCGTGGGTTGGGGTTGACACTAAAATGGAAGCAACCCTCTGTGACGCGGAGATGGTTGCCGCAGCTTGGAACATGTCACTGACGGCTTGAAGTGAGCTGTAGCTTAAACGTGTGATGGTAATACAAACGGTACAAGAAGAGAACGTCAAGCGTCCTGAACAACTTGACACTGGAATTGCTGAAAGCCGGCCGCGTGTGGCTCGAGCTATATTGCTGAAAATCGAACCTGGGTGAGCTGTTCTGGGGACGAATTTTGGGCTCTCACCGGGGGTCTTTACCCCCTAGTACTTTCAGCTGCCCCCTTGTGTGGTCAGCTGCCTGCGCCTCTCCCGCGTCTGATGTATAATGGCTGTATTGCAATGTGGTGCCCGTTGCCGCAGGGCCCTGCCCTGTAGTTATATATGTACGCGGTAGATAGTATATGTTTCTTGTTCAAAaaaaatgatactccctccgttcacttatataagtcgtttcagacaagtgAAATTAAACTGTTTTGCACAATGTCTGAAACATCTACAaagccttataaaagtgaacagagggagtagtagtataTGTTTGTAGGTCTAGCTTGCGCTCTAGGGGTTGTGTGTGTGCGTGAGGTGTGAGTGTGGTGTGTGTTAGTGCGTGAGTTCAGATACAAGTGTACTGTAGTCGAGAGGCTTCGCACAAAAAAAAATGCTGAAAATCGTGTGTCTACCTAGCCCTGTAGTACGGTCGCCTACGACGATAAAAACACACACTTGCCTAAACAGCAGAGGGCCACACCCTTGTGCTGAAACGATCAGACCGTAACGTTTTAGGCGATCCTGGCAGTTGAGCCAGCAGAAGGAAGGGCTAGAGCAAGGACGGCCATCCTATGAAATCTATGATCTGAAGAAATCGACACTTTCGTCAGTTAACGGAACAGGGTCCTGACGCTGCCTCGAGCTCCCAGCGCCATCACCATGCACATGTACCCGACCACCACAGCCTCCCCTCCTCATGCCGAAGGCCGTGCGTGCCCTCCCCTTGCTCGCCAGCCTCGTAAACCGATAGCTGAAAACTGAAATTAAGAAATGGAACAGAGAAATATCTTGCAAATTCAGAATCGTTGTCAGCAGAGTTTTACAGAAGGCCATACTCATAAATCAGAACAGACGTTGCATAGCATAACAGAAGTTGCAGATTCAGATCTCACACAAACAGAATCATAGCAAGAACGCTGTCAAGTGAAGCTACGGGGAAAAGAACTGAACATGAATACATGATAGAGAGCCATGACACAGATCTAAGAAGCACCATTACTATTTCAAGACGTACAAGACGACATGGTCTGAACAGCTGACTATTAAGAACCATCCTAGCCTAGGAGGAGGTGAACTTGGTGACGGCCTTGGTGCCCTCAGAGACGGCGTGCTTGGCGAGCTCGCCGGGGAGGACGAGGCGGACGGATGTCTGGATCTCCCGGGACGTGATGGTGGGCTTCTTGTTGTACCTGGCGAGCTTGGCGGACTCGCCGGCGAGCTTCTCGAAGATGTcgttgatgaaggagttcatgatgGACATGGCCTTGGAGGAGATGCCAATGTCCGGgtgcacctgcttcagcaccttgaagatgtagatcttgtacgtctccacgctcttcttggacttcttcttccccttcttctcgccGCCCTCCTTGGACGCAGGTGGCCTCTTCtcggccttggtcttcttcgccgtCGTGGTCTTCTCGGCCTTCTCCGCCACCGGCTTCTTCTCTGCCTTGGGGGCCATgggtgccgctgctgctgcttcgcCGGGAAAAGCCGCGGTGGTGTTTTCGCTGGGAAGGAAGGAGGGCTGGTGAGGaatcggcggcgacggcgcggaGGATTTATAGGATCGGGTAGGTGGGCTCTGATTGGTAGACTGGTCCGTGCCACGGATCGCTGGGCGTCAAAGTGATTGGATTTGATCTCAGCCGTTCGCCGCTCTGGGCAATGGACGACCCAGATGCGTCTAgccgcggatcgatgacgtggtggAAAGATGGGCCGGGGCAGCAGACGGGTTTCGGCCCAGACGCGCGTATGTACCGACCGATTGGACTTTCTCGGTGCCGGGAATTttagggagcaactaattaacgagcgctccttcgggagcctcgaaacgatcagcgccacttggcacgctcacagccattcgccacgtgtcgagcTCTAGGTATTCCCTTCGAattttactttttttatttttacgcacgcgttttcggtttttttaaaaaaaattatttttttacgttttggttttttaccggtcttccttagcttttcgaccaaaaaaactggaaaaaataattTTTTACGCAAAAAAAGGcaattttttctttcgcgagaggcacgggcgtgcctctttcggaaagagaaaaatacgcgtttttttttcgcgagaggcacggttttgcttccgccagaggtacggttgtgctttcgcgagaggcacgggcgtgcctctttcggaaagggaaaaaaacgcgttttttgtttttttttctttcgcgagaggcacggttttgcttccgccagaggcacggttgtgctttcgtgagaggcacgggcgtgcctctttcggaaagggaaaaaaacgtGTGTGTTTTttctcgcgagaggcacggttttgcttttgctagaggcacgattgtgctttcgcgagaggcatgggcgtgcctttttcggaaagggaaaaaaacgtgttttctgttttttctcgTGAGAAGCACAGTTTTGCTTCCGCCAcacgcacggttgtgctttcgcgagaggcacggggcattgcctctttcggaaagggaaaaaacccgtgttcccggttctgttttttcatcggtttttttcatccggtttttttcgtgaaaaaaaagttcgtcaaaacctatcaacatgagatctagttttgatgatctcgacgcgaggaattcaATGACGAAAGCGGTTCGAGCTTTAGAcgtacggtttaagagataaaacattttgaataaatggatctaaaaaaaggggaaaactcccaggttgcgacaagtggcgcacaggcagcgcgccacttgtcgcaacctggggaagttgtagtgatctccgcaaggagtactccttaattagtgatttcgggaaTTTTAAGGGTTTTTTCCGGAAAATCCTACTTGAAGCACGTTGCGTCAAGTTGTCGGGCTTTCGCACAGTTTTGCGAATCTTCCAGGAGGTTCCTGAACCGGTTTTATACTGTCTCAatttctttttttctgtttctttttttatttctctcctttttctgtttcttcttctttttttctttttcgtttttattTCAAAAAACATTCGTGTTTCTTGAAAATTCTTCACATATTTATAAAAAAGTTTGCATCTACAAAAATTTGGGAGTTTCAAAAAATTCtcgtttttcaaaaaatgtttgtctttccaaaaattgttcatgttttcaaatttctTCCGTAGTTTCAGAAAATGTTTGGATTTCTAAAAATGCCTTTTCTTTTTTCATATTTCTGTTTCTTTACTTCGTTTTTCCTTTTTCGTTGTaattcctttttcttctccttcttgttcttgagaattttaaaaaaaatcaaaaagatgTTCAGAAGTTAAAAACATGTTCCTGTTATTatcttttgttcacaaattcaaaaagaaATTCTCcattttttataaaaatgttcCCATATTTAGAGAAAAGTTCGCCTttcaaatattctccattttttaacAAACTGTTCGCGTTTTAAAATTTTGTTTAGGAGTTCAAAAAATGTTTCTCTTTCAAACTCCATTcgcaattttaagaaaatgtttgTATTTTCCAATTTTATTTAGTAGTTTCAAAATTTGTTTGCAAACTTCAAAAAGTGTCTATTTTTAGTTTTGTTTTGGAGTTTCAAAAATGTTCGCGCATTTTTCAAAATGTTTACATTTCCCAATTTTGTTCAGGAGTTTCCATTTTTTCCAATTTTTCAAAAATGCTCACGTATCCACAATTTGTTTtgtaatttgaaaaatgttcatcttctAATTTCGTTTTCCTTCTTTTTTCTCCTGTTCCTTTTCGTTATTTAAGAATATTTCACAGTTTTAAAAACTGTTCTTGATttcataaaaaat
It contains:
- the LOC119336666 gene encoding histone H2B.3-like — translated: MAPKAEKKPVAEKAEKTTTAKKTKAEKRPPASKEGGEKKGKKKSKKSVETYKIYIFKVLKQVHPDIGISSKAMSIMNSFINDIFEKLAGESAKLARYNKKPTITSREIQTSVRLVLPGELAKHAVSEGTKAVTKFTSS